CACCGCCAGAAGGCTTCAGCGACATCGAAAATGACCTTTTAAtctttgccaacaagatgAAGGATGCGCAGAACAAGCCGCCTCCTCAGGGACCAAAATACCAAGCGCAGTGGGAGATCTTCCAAATCTCACATCAACGGAGTCGCTACATTTACGATTTATACTATGAGAAGGAGGCCATCAGCAAGCAGCTGTACGACTGGCTGTTGAAGAATGGCTACGCAGATGCCATGTTGATCGCGAAGTGGAAGAAGCAGGGTTACGAGAAGGCAGGTTTTTGATCGCATGTACCACGAGAAGAGGGCTAAAATTTACTAACCTGCCACTAGCTTTGCTGTCTCCGGTGTGTCCAGACGAAAGAaaccaacttcaacagcaCATGCATATGTAGGATTCCTCGAGCCGAAGTCAAAGAGGGCCAAGACGTTCAATGTGTCAGCTGTGGTTGCAGAGGGTGCGCCTCGAGCGACTGAGCTCGAGAACGAATCAGGGCTACTAGCTCACGCATTAAGGATGATTTAAGGCGTTTTTGGCGTTTGATGAAACTTCAAGCAGGAGAGTTTGGAAAAAATAGCAATCATGCCGACGGATATAAAGGTTGGAAGCAAGGGACCCAAGAGGTAGCGATCCTTCATTTGGccaatcatcatcaaatcATAAATTATTCATACTGATCATTATCATTATGCAGTCGCCCCCTTCGTGTGATTTTCCTTCATGACTTTGAGAAACCCGCCCGGCCGCCTCGACCAAACCGGACGCTGGGAGGAACAAACTGCAACGCTGACATGGCTCCAGTGAGATCCGCCATGTCTGCGTCCGCATTTTGCTTTTTAGGAGCCAGCTCCTTGACGGCGCCTGGGGGCAGCGACTTGCTGTTTTTGCTCTCGCCCTTTGAACCTGCATCCGTTCCCTCCAACGTGTTTGCTCTTCGTCGTGATTCCTTTGATATGGAGGCTGTCGATGACCTCCGTCGGCGGTGGTCGCCTTCAACCAGTAGTGATCGTCTTCCATCAATCCCATCCTTAGtgacgccaaagaagaagttTTTCGGGTACAAATGCTTGTCAATCATGTGTAGACGCCGCTTTTGATGCGTCAGACACTTGCGCTCACATCCCTCAACAAAACAGGAAAACTGTGATACATAAGCGTTAGCCCAGGTATCGTAGAGTATACAGACTGAAGCGGGGTTTAAGTGATACACGTACCGTGTGTTCGCCTTTGTCTCTTCGCACTCTAACAAGCGGGTCGTGGCATTCTTCGATGTGTACATCAAGCAGGTGCTGCGAGGGAAAGTTCTTGCGGCATTCAAG
The genomic region above belongs to Pochonia chlamydosporia 170 chromosome 2, whole genome shotgun sequence and contains:
- a CDS encoding cell cycle control protein cwf14 (similar to Fusarium graminearum PH-1 XP_011326603.1) codes for the protein MPAIRHSSKRKPPPEGFSDIENDLLIFANKMKDAQNKPPPQGPKYQAQWEIFQISHQRSRYIYDLYYEKEAISKQLYDWLLKNGYADAMLIAKWKKQGYEKAGF
- a CDS encoding zinc finger domain-containing protein (similar to Metarhizium robertsii ARSEF 23 XP_007821989.1); protein product: MKRSREPEEHLDSHSQDGDTERYQSRDSSLPTTKISQLDSAVEDDDDDNDTPTMKCALPPHKEPIAFRSYQEYESHYNLFHTNRCLECRKNFPSQHLLDVHIEECHDPLVRVRRDKGEHTFSCFVEGCERKCLTHQKRRLHMIDKHLYPKNFFFGVTKDGIDGRRSLLVEGDHRRRRSSTASISKESRRRANTLEGTDAGSKGESKNSKSLPPGAVKELAPKKQNADADMADLTGAMSALQFVPPSVRFGRGGRAGFSKS